One window from the genome of Clostridiales bacterium encodes:
- the spoIIIAC gene encoding stage III sporulation protein AC, translating to MDISIIFKIAAVGLITAIINQVLKKTDKDEIATLVTLAGLVIVLIMIINMVGQLFDTLKSVFGMY from the coding sequence ATGGATATAAGCATAATTTTCAAGATAGCCGCTGTCGGCTTGATAACGGCAATAATCAATCAGGTCCTCAAAAAGACGGACAAGGACGAGATCGCAACGCTCGTAACGCTTGCGGGGCTTGTTATCGTGCTTATCATGATAATAAACATGGTAGGTCAGTTGTTCGATACGCTGAAATCGGTGTTCGGTATGTACTGA